The Halorubrum sp. BV1 sequence CTCGCTGGAGGTTTCTGACGCCGTCGTACCGGTTCTGGACGAGCGTCGCCAGCTCCTCGGAGTCCATGTCCGCGACCGGGTTAAACGTCTGTTCGAGCACCTCGACTTGCGGGGTCGAGAGGACCGCGAACACCGCGGCGCGGAACCGCTGTCCGAGTACGTCGATCCCGCGGTCGTACTCGGCTATCCGGTTCGTCACTTCCACCTCGCGAGTTTGTCCGGCGGCCTCGAACTCTCGGGTGACGACGTCGTCGGTGACGCCTTGCGACTCGTAGCCCGTCTCCTCCAGCGCGGCATCGGAAACCGTCGCGGCCTCGGCGGCGAACTCGACGGGTTCGCCGCCGGTAACGAAATCGAGCGCGGTACAGCCGGCGAGACCGGCGAGGCCGAGCGATCCGGTGGCGGCGAGGGTCCGACGCCGCGTGAGACCACCGACCGTTCCGCCGCCGCGGTCGGACGAGGTTTCGACGCCGTCGCAGTCGATCGGCTCTGGGGCGTTCGGGTCGCGTTTCATACTCCGTTCCCGAGCGGGCGACGGTACATACTTTGTGTTATCGGGAGATCACCTCCGTGCGGACGGCTCACGCACGGAACGGCGCTTCGGACGCTTTTTCACGCCAGAGCGAGTATCGAGGAGTAGATGATCTCCAAGGGCTGTGAACAGTGCGCCAAAGGCGGCAAGATGGTGCTTTTCGTCTACGGCTACTGCGACCAGCGGGACTGTTTCTACTGCCCCCTCGGAGAAAACCGGAAGAACGTCACCGACGTGTACGCCAACGAGCGGAAAGTCGAGTCCGACGAGGACGTGATCGAGGAGGCCAAGCGCATGAGCGCGCTCGGCACCTCGATCACGGGCGGCGAGCCCCAAGAGGCGATGGCGAAGACGACGCGGTATCTCGAACTGCTCAAAGACGAGTTCGGGGAGGACCACCACACGCACCTGTACACCGGGATCACGGGCGGTCGCGAGAACATGCGCCGGCTGAGCGAGGCCGGCCTCGACGAGATCCGCTTTCACCCACCCGTGGAGCTGTGGGGAGACATGCACGGCACCGAGTGGGAGGAGATACTCTACATCGCCCGCGAGGAAGGGCTCACACCCGCCTTCGAGATCCCCGGAATTCGGGCGGAGCCGGAGTTCCTAGAGTTCTTAGACGAGGGCGCGGCGGAGTTTTGTAACATCAACGAGTTCGAGATGAGCGACGGGAACTACCGGCGGATGCAAGAGGAGGGCTTCGAACTGCAGGAGGGCCACATGTCCGCCGTCGAGGGGTCGAAAGACGACGCCATCTTAGAAGAGATGGCGAGCCACGAGAAGGTGTACTTCTGTACGTCGGTGTTCAAAGACGCCGCCCAACACCGGAACCGCCTGAAGCGGATGGCACGGAACATTCGTCGGGAGTTCGATGAGGTGACCGACGACGGCACGCTCGTCTACGGAAAGGCGTTCGCCGACCCCGACCGCTTCGAGGCGCTCGGCGTCCCCGAGGAGTTCTACACCGCGAAATCGAACCACGTCGAGATCGCGTGGTGGCTCTTAGAGGAGATGGTGGAAGACGGCGATCTCGACCGCGGCGAGATCGTCGAGCAGTACCCGACAGCGGACGGCACCGTCGTCGAGCGGACGCCGGTCGCGTAGATCGGGTGGCTTCGGGCCGCTGCGTCGCATTTCTGGTTTGTCGCGGAAACCGCCATCCAGTGTGATCCACGCGGTTTGCCGGCGGCGAGATGGGCGAGATCGACGATCAGCTCCCCGCGAACGGCCCGAACTGCGACGCGCCGCGCGAGGATCTGTACTGCCGGGCAGAGGATTGACCGGGAAACGGCGACGTGGATCGGGCAGGCGGACGGTTATCAGCGATTTCCGTCGTGTTCGTCCGGGTCGTCGTCAATCTTCTCGCGAAGCCGTTCGACCTCCGCCTCCAGTTTAGCGATACGGTCGGCATCCGGCTCCTCACCGTCGGAACGCAGTTTGAGTATTAGTGCCACGCCCGCGATGACGGCGAGGGGAACGCCGAAGAGAAGCGCGAAGACCAAAAGGAGGATCAACAGCTCGGGACCGCCGGGGACGCCGCCGAACGCGGGGACCGTGGGAACCATGGGGCCATCCACTCGGCAGCGCGACTAAAACGCTCGGGCGCGAGCGGCGAGTCTCGCTGCGACCGCCGTCACCCCGCGTCGACGAAGTCGCCGAGATTCGCCTGGAGCCCGGCCGCCATCGTCGACTTTCGCCGGAGGCGACCGAGCGAGACCGGGAGGTGTTCCGTGACACCGCGGACCGCCTCGCCGAACGTCTCCGCGGTTCCGGACTCGCCGTCGAAGGCGTTGCGGACGGCCTCGCGCACCTGCCAGACGCCGACGGGACCCCAGTAGTCGTCGGAGACGTGCCGCAACACGAGCGCTTTCGCCTGTCGACCGCGATCATCGAGCTGCTCTAAGACGCCCAGGCGGGCCGCGTAGTAGGCACCGGCCGTCTCCTCGACGTAGCCCGTGCGACCCTCGCGGCCCTCGCTCGCGGCCGCGAGGTAGACTCCCCCCGCGGGGTCGGGGTTCCAGATCGAGCCGGGCGATTTCATCTCGACGAGCTCGTACTCCCACCGACCGGGAACGAGGATCACCCAGAACGCGTTGCCGAGGTACTCGTTGCGATGGACCTCGATCCGGTCGACAGTCGGGTTGTCGCGAACGGACCCGCGGAGGTACCGCCCGACGGTGTCGTCGACGGCGGTGATAGACCAGCGCGTGGGGACGAGCCGGCGGTCCGCGCCACGGCCGAGCGCGCCCGCGGAGAGGATCGTGTTGATATCGTAGACGTCGAATCCGCGACGGTAGAGGTACGTCATCGCGCCCTCGGCGCGCCAGTCGTCGTCTTCGAGCGTCTTTTTCACCGCTCGGGGGACGTGCGGGTTCTCGCCGAGTTCGGCAGAACGAGCGGCCGCGCGGGGGCCGGTCGGCGTTTTGATGTCTTCGGGACCGATTTCGAAGTCGAGTTCCGGCCGGCCGTCTAACCCGATCTCCACGTCGACGGGGCGATCGGCGATAGCGACCTCACGTTGGACGCCGAGCCATCCGTCCCACGCATCGTGGACGGAGTTCGCGGGCGCGTCGCCCGCGCTCGAACCGACTGCGCCGCCGCTCGCGCCGGCGCTCGCGACGTCGACGCCGCGGGCCGAGTTGAGGAGGCTCGTCCGCCGGTCGAACACGTCTGTGATGGAGACGCCCTCGTCGTACCACGCCGCGGAGGTGCGGAACCGCTCCGCGGCATCTTCGCGGCCGACTGGCGAGAGCAGCCCGGTGGAGACGGTCGGGTAGTCCGCGCGGCCGACGAAGATAGAGGGAGAGACGCTGCCGACCACCGCGTCGTCGGAGACGTGCTCCTCGAATCGTCGCTCGAAGGAGTCGAGGTGGTCGAGGATCGCGTAGTCCTTCTCGCTCGCGAGGCGGCGGCGCTCGGCGCGCTCGTTCGCCTCGAACTCGATGAACTCGTCGAGCCGCATTCGGATCGGAGTTGGAGTCGCGGGCGCTTGAACGTTGCTGGCGGCCGGGCCGGCCGCACGGCGGGGACACCGTACGGCAAACCGCCAGCGTCCCGTGGCGGACG is a genomic window containing:
- a CDS encoding preprotein translocase subunit TatA, with product MVPTVPAFGGVPGGPELLILLLVFALLFGVPLAVIAGVALILKLRSDGEEPDADRIAKLEAEVERLREKIDDDPDEHDGNR
- a CDS encoding Nre family DNA repair protein, producing the protein MRLDEFIEFEANERAERRRLASEKDYAILDHLDSFERRFEEHVSDDAVVGSVSPSIFVGRADYPTVSTGLLSPVGREDAAERFRTSAAWYDEGVSITDVFDRRTSLLNSARGVDVASAGASGGAVGSSAGDAPANSVHDAWDGWLGVQREVAIADRPVDVEIGLDGRPELDFEIGPEDIKTPTGPRAAARSAELGENPHVPRAVKKTLEDDDWRAEGAMTYLYRRGFDVYDINTILSAGALGRGADRRLVPTRWSITAVDDTVGRYLRGSVRDNPTVDRIEVHRNEYLGNAFWVILVPGRWEYELVEMKSPGSIWNPDPAGGVYLAAASEGREGRTGYVEETAGAYYAARLGVLEQLDDRGRQAKALVLRHVSDDYWGPVGVWQVREAVRNAFDGESGTAETFGEAVRGVTEHLPVSLGRLRRKSTMAAGLQANLGDFVDAG
- a CDS encoding DUF6517 family protein — encoded protein: MKRDPNAPEPIDCDGVETSSDRGGGTVGGLTRRRTLAATGSLGLAGLAGCTALDFVTGGEPVEFAAEAATVSDAALEETGYESQGVTDDVVTREFEAAGQTREVEVTNRIAEYDRGIDVLGQRFRAAVFAVLSTPQVEVLEQTFNPVADMDSEELATLVQNRYDGVRNLQRASEYATDVLGGEPTVVTYDAEAELADDGATIDITLHVTEPIADGSDFVICLGGYPRAISDGDNVRRLLNGVEHPSE
- a CDS encoding radical SAM protein — encoded protein: MISKGCEQCAKGGKMVLFVYGYCDQRDCFYCPLGENRKNVTDVYANERKVESDEDVIEEAKRMSALGTSITGGEPQEAMAKTTRYLELLKDEFGEDHHTHLYTGITGGRENMRRLSEAGLDEIRFHPPVELWGDMHGTEWEEILYIAREEGLTPAFEIPGIRAEPEFLEFLDEGAAEFCNINEFEMSDGNYRRMQEEGFELQEGHMSAVEGSKDDAILEEMASHEKVYFCTSVFKDAAQHRNRLKRMARNIRREFDEVTDDGTLVYGKAFADPDRFEALGVPEEFYTAKSNHVEIAWWLLEEMVEDGDLDRGEIVEQYPTADGTVVERTPVA